AATGATTTTGCATATCTTTatgcaaaataaaaatgcaatgaGCACCATTGGAGTCCGCTTGGATTATCATAAGTAAGGAGAAAACGACCCCCCCTATTTGGGATGTAATGTGTGAGCCAGAACACACTGGGCTGCTTCCTGCGGTAGCTGTAatttgaaaggggttgtctctaaAGACATCCTTTAACCAATTAAGGACCAATCACtacatttatggcgcttggtcctgggcttcaatCCCAGCCGACTGTAAAAATATGgcaggggattaaagccccggCTTCTGCAATCGATCAGAAGCGGGTAGGgtggtcagctgttagtcacagctgagaacccgaaggagaaggcaggtgtgtgtgtgtgtgtgtgtgtgtgtgtgtgtgtgtgtgtgtgtgtgtgtgtgtgtgtgtgtgtgtgtgtttttttttttaactcctgccttTTCTTTTgcagagtacacagcgctcaaatGAAAGTAAAggtgtaacttccactacacaagcagtcacgtgaccgcagggatcccctgttacagcagagcctcagggtcctagcagaccctgatcagctctaccagtgactaaTATCACTATAGGGGAATGTTTTTCCCTGAACACATGAATGTTCccaagaggtcttacatgacgtcgtgggggacatagtaaaaaaaaaaaataataagtaaaacaaaattgcagaatagaataaaaatacatacataaagaaaataacccaaagccgacgccaaccaaaactgttgccgtatgcgccctgtaatccaaaaccacacatatatatcaaaatgtcctaaACAAAATGAGAAGCCCATTCTcctactttattttagagtaaatatactaatttaaaaaaaagctataaatgtgtttttgtttttttatttttaatctttttttttactgccttttttatttatttatttattttttgttttattgggggtaaaaagctagggaaaaaaatcgccctatgtcacgaaaaaaatgcagcaataatttgggcagttaaaccaccacatggcttaaatccctaaagtgtctggtccttaaggtacaaaacagcctggttcttaaggggttaaagactgcaATGATTTTAAATGATTTGTAGTTTGTGGATGCACGTACTctctacattttatttatttgtaacCGTTATCCAATACCCCTTGTAATAGTTACATATCTTATACTGGCACTTACATATCTGCCACATTTCCTTTGCTGTTTCCTTATGTATATGGTAGGTTTAGGTCctactttaattttttctttctttatggcAGCACCATATGAAGGTGGAGTGTGGAAAGTTAGAGTTGACCTCCCTGATAAGTATCCTTTCAAGTCTCCTTCTATAGGTAGGTACTGCTTGAacattttattaacccttttctaATTGGAGGTGTGTTTGGTCTTGGTACTCAGATAAAAGTTTACGTTTTGAAATGCTGCAGCTTAGCAAAGTATTTGTATTGGTCAACTTCAATTGTATTGTTGTGTGCCTTTCTAAAACCTTTTTGTGACAGTGTATCAGATGACAGCTGATATCTGGCTGCAGTTGCCACGATTGAAGATTATGCTTATCCCAACTGTTTAACCCTTTGGATGCCACGGTCAatgctgaccacagcatctaagtggttcgACAGAGGGAGGGGACTTAATAAAAGCAACAAACTTCTCTCCATAATCGCATTGACCCTCAGAATGAACTTAACGTACAACCATAACTAAGCAATGAAAGCAAAACCTCAAAATGCGTGATTACTTTTCTATTTTAATAATTAATTAATAATTAAACTAgttaattaaaacattttttcagtacattatatggtactttgaaTGTTTCCATTAAAAAGCATGACTTGCTCTGCAAAAACAAGCACGTCACCCCACCCCATCCCCCTTCCACCCCAAACAGGCTTCTATGTTAATGAAAAAATTACACCATTATTTCTCCTGAAAAGGGTGGAAAAAAAGGCCGTGTCTGGCAGGGGTTAAAATTGAAGCTAATATCGTTATTTACTAGGTGTTGGGAAAAATGCTCTGCCCTGCATGCAGGAGTATACAGTGGTGTCGAAGGTGGCTTTCTGGCATATTGACACTGCCACTAGATTGTAAatgtatttgctgcatattttatttttttcacgcgaCCAACAACCCATGTGAAATAATTGTGAATAAACCTGTATGTGTGtatttacacccatgtgaatcctTATCTTAAAATGGTCAGAAATCAGTGACTAACTTCGTGAAGAAAAATCTTTAAGATTTTGCTGCTGTGTCCTGCAATATCCGgagaatagaattttttttttctccaagtctgaatttaaaaaatgctttcaaattatgggctggatttaatgATAAACAATccattttgtgggacaacccctataagtcTCCCCTAGTACATAAAGTGCAGCATTTTGACTTTGTTGTAAGCTTTTTAAAGGTAGGCTTGCAGACCTGTTTGACAAaggccctttaggcctcatgtccacggggaaattcgggcccgtacggatttcccatgcagaatcccgcagcgggttcctcctgccccgcagacatgaggccaagaaatcagatctacttacctgtccggacgctgcagatcttctccccgtcgcagccggatcttctttttccgGCCTGGCGTATGTGCTCggtacgccggcagcgtgccgcgcgcatattttatatcttttccttttgaactcctgcttacCCACGGTCCAGTGtcacagcacaaatacagctgcggctgtgctgtGGGCTCGactgcttccatagacttcaatggaagccgtgggagCCGCCTGTGCAGGTGTTTTTCCACACGTGCAATCCGCGCtatgaaaaaatgacatccgctgctatttaattacctgcgggtgtccaatgattccccaTGGGCACGGATCACATGtgcggtttcacacggccgagaaaatcgtgcgaaatttgtgcattgcgagatgcataaATCTGAACataattcatttgaatggggttatacagatgagcgatattttcctgcatagcaccgtgATTCAGTGCTGCACAGGAAAcacattgcggcatgtcctaactAGCTGCGGTATCGCCGgctgcaatgggagaactccgatcctctgctgcggttggggaggctgctttcacatgaaaacgtcttgcatcattgggctttcacatggtggggagggCGATATCTGGCTGTGGTTCACACCCTCGTCCAACTGTTATACATCACATGTTATAGGAAGAGAGGTGCGGATAAATCTGAGGAtgcttttacacggaaagatTATCATTCGGATTCCCACGATCCAACGAGAATCTGAgcgataatggttcagtgtaactGCATACTGATGAATGAGAAGTCGATCACTTCTCATTTGTTGTCCactttctgcatacagaaaactgaacgacttatcattctgtgtaaacgtACAGTCGTTCCCTtatgcctgcttactgtgaatggagctggCTGCTGGAACCATCCCTGGcccgcttcacctccattcagtcagcgatgctcGTTCCTCTGTAAGCACAGGGgcgattatcactgggacaaGCTGTTTTGTATCTGTTGCCCAACAGATGACCCCATGTAAAAgcgccctaaggccactctcgcacACGCCGCTTTTTACCACAATTAGCTCAATGTCCCGACCACAGCGGTATAACAccgctattgatttcaatggggcgttGCAGACATGCTTGAATGCTGCGACTTTTCGAGAACTGTGTcctattttagtgttttttttaaatttttttttaagcactttttaatgcacctcattgcCTATCTCAATGATGGGGGGGCAGTAAAAAGCGTTGTCAAAGGCTGTGACATGCATTCAAAATCgcggtaaaaatgccatgatttcgAGAGgggttttctgaacgcatgtgtgaaattggccttaggGTTTCTCTAGGACTGTAACATTTGACGTCCCTTTAGGATAGGCAATCAGTGCTTGGTCTGTGTGGGGTGCAACTTTCAAGGCTCTCCACTGATTACCAAAACAAAGGGGTCAAGTTGCAGTACCCGACTGATCTGCTGTACCTATGTAAATGTAGCTTGCAGGAGCGCCATGGTCCTAGAAGTTCTacccccattgagcacatattaGATACCTATCCTAATGTTAGGTCATCAGTGTTATAATCTTGGAGAACCCCCTCACTGCCAGGacaattttcacactttttacTTTTAACAAAGTGAAATATAAAATAAACTGGAAACCCAGTATGTAAGACTGAAAGACACATGCCCTTCGATTCAGACGATTATCCCGCTATGTTGGTCAAGGGGAAGGCAGAAGACCCCATTAGGTGGAATATTTTCTAAAAGATGGCACATAGTGAAAATGGCATAATACTCATGGTCTACATGAAACTGCATCAAAGCAGATTCAGGTAAAAAATACAAGAATTTGTTTTCAGCTAAAGGTTTGCCCTAAACAGGGCTTAAGACACGCACACCTAAAAGTGAGATATGCAGAGTAAACACTTACTATGGCTACAGCTTCGTATCCCTTGTGGAAAGTATTTGgatataatgtgtgtatgtgtactcGGCAGTGAAAGGCTAATACTTCACATTAATCTCTTAAAAACCTTTTATTTTTCAGGGTTTATGAACAAAATATTTCACCCCAACATCGATGAAGCGTAAGTTACTTTTGGAATTTTACTCTTAAATACATTCTGAAAAAATGTTTGCATAAAAATACGTTGTATATGGAGGGCTTACGAAAGGGCGTTTATTAAAgattcccctgacccacttcccGAGAGCAACAGaacttggcacagttattagtccttctctacTTGGGTGCCACCTAAGGGGTGGGGGGGCACACTTCCACTTGTAAGCACCTCGCTTATAGAAGTCAACCGGTTGCTCTAAAATTCACGTTGGGACTTCGGAAATCAgagtctcatcatctggaaaatgcaTCCACTTCAAAACGTACAATAGTGTAAGGTCGGGTGAATAAGGGGGATGCGGGAGATTTTCATACCTGCAGCAGCGTGCTTCCCTCTGCACAACGTGCGAGTTGTCTTGCAGAAGGCGGACACCTTTGAGAACGCCAcgtctcttggttttgatggcctccagaaatttccgcagcagtgaagcatagtatgccccagtACTCATGGTCCCCTTTGCAGAAAATCCATTAACACTACTCCGTGCTGGTCCGAAAATACGGCAAACATGACCTTACCGAGAGTTGGGAACGTGCCGCCTTTGGACGCGGTGAGTGCGGAGCTTCCATTGCATCGACTGAACTTTAGTCTCTggatcatagtgatggacccagTTTTCATCCTGTGGgatcagtctgttgaaaaagtcgtcctggtttccatggcacatcgtcaaaagagcctgggagcattcaactcattcctgcttctggaaaggtgtgagcagccgGGGAACCGAACGAGCAGATGccttatgcatatgaagatggtcttgggataattttttttttcacagattctACAATAATCTTAACATTTTGGGCTAGGTTTTCTAAAATGGCAGCCTCCACTTGCTGAATGGTGTGTTCATTGATAGCGGAGTGGAGTCGCCCTGGAATTGCAGCCATTTCGACTGAAGTCCGACCACATTTTAATTGATAatgccagttcttgactacatcatatgatggggaatcctccccataaactTCTGTCATCTCATCAAACGTTTTCCTTGGTGTGCGGCCTTTCAAGTAAAGGAACCTGATGACTGCTCTATATTCCACTGGGTCAATTATCAGACCTCGCACCACttcagcacctgtaaaagaaagacttatcagttcagagttgcaaattggcaGGTAACCTATAGAGACTTATATCATTACACATGTGCAGTTCCAGCATCCTGCGGTAaatagaagtgggtcaggggaaatctatAATGAACGTCCCTTGTATAACGATAGCTGTAGCAAAAATGGCATGTCTTTGCATGTAGTCGGCCACTCAAGCTGCTTTTGACTGTGTATACGTACTGTACATCTATTGCATCGGAGTTTCCGGCATGTAATACTACAAGCAGCCATTGCAGGGGAATGTTGTTGGCCATAAAATTACCCAGCAATGACTTTTAAAGCTGGACTTCTTTTGGGGTATTCTGGGTGTTAACATTTATCCTTTCCTTGGATAGACAATAAATGTCAGCTTATTCAGTAGTAGAATATCCACAACAGTTCAGTGCATTATGCAGAATGCCTTCCCAACAATAAAGGCGAGTTCTCTGCTGCCCAGTTTGCAGTGGTCAGTGCACCTCTAATGCTCTGTAGTAGGATCTGCTGAGTTCTTGATAATTTAAAGCTTTGTGTTTCCACAGATCAGGTACAGTGTGTCTAGATGTAATCAATCAGACCTGGACAGCCCTGTACGGTgagcttttttttgtgcaaccagtTGTACTAGATGGCGCAATACTTTCTGCTTTAGGGTGGTGTCACACAGCTAGTTGTGTAAAATTACTGTATGTTTGGGTAAATTCACACATGTTTTTAGGCTCAGTTCAGCATTTCCGTCAGTTCTGCTTAGTTTTTAAAGGAGAGAAAATGAAATAAAGTGGTCTGTTTTTTTtcgccattgcttttaatgggtaaaaaaaaatttaaaaaaatgaatgcttcagttttttttcttaaataaaaaCGCAGTTtgcgccagaaaaaaaaaactgagccttcagttttttttaaaacccatttaagtaaatgaggaaaaaacatcaatttcaccaaaaaaaaatcagagaCAAACCCTGAACTGAACCTAAATTCATACGTTGtggaaatgatgcagatttttcgtGGCAAGGTCTGCAGTATCTCCGCAAaagaaacagtcaaaatccacaccatcagtgcagatgttggttcaaaatcagctgcatatccagCTGATTTCAGCATATATGCAGCTCTCACCTCCCAATTATTCACGCTGTCTTCACAGCCCTTTACCTTGTACATGGTGGCCTCTAGTGAACGTGGCACTACTGGTCAGGTGATAtggaagttttgttttttttcttagtttggggggagggggtgtattTCCTTACTTGTCTTTGCTGTTTGTGGTTTTGTGtttcttgtgtttttgtttttttttcttccttgttcATTTAGTCTGTTGCTTTGGTATCTCTTTTCCAAACTCGGTTGGTGCTATGGTCAGCCTTTTTCTTTACTTATAATATAGTTTTTGAAAAAGCCAGCCAGAGAGTAGAACTAAACTttcaaaacttttgacaggtCATAGTGGCATGTAAGAAGTTTTGATCGGTGGGGGCTCCAAATACTTCTACCATTTCATTTTAGCGATCAGCGAGGGGGCATCAGCAGATGAACCTCTACCGATGAAAACTTCTGACAATGTCATGTGAAGTGTGTTCACACAgctttattgcatatttttgttcgtaaaaaaacgcacaaaaggccattgatttttttgtgTAAGTATGCAGGGAATATACTGCAGATTTACGCATGCCCATTCACTTCTGAGGGCTATTGCAGTGCATAATATGTACCAAGATTGGATATACTGTTTCTTTCCATGTGACAGAAATCAGCGGACCCTATTCGCTGTGTAATACGGAGCATctttacgttcatgtgaatgggtccttagtttagttgccctttaaCCCTAGGTGCACACTAGCCTTAACTGCAAGTTACCGGTCTGTGCTATCTGATATACAGACCCACCACAATCCTAaatcggcatgtcctatttctcatcaGTGAAACTGACAGGAACAGGACAGGAGTTTCTTTTCTCAAGGACTatgggtccatgtgaaaaaaaatgtacatgtgtATAGCCTCATGGGCTATAATAGTAGTGTGCTGTCCGTGGTATTACATGGATAGCACATGTCCCCAAAATACACTAGTGTACACCTAGCCTTGGTTGTCCTCTGATGTCTTTGAAGAGTGCCCAGACCCACTGCTCAGGAGGAATCTCCAACCAAATGATTGAGACAGCACAAGTGGATTACTTTTAGGAAAACTGAACTTTAAATGTATCAGGATgtcttaaattcctttttttttattccccttttattttttatgcagatCTTACCAATATATTTGAGTCCTTTTTGCCCCAGCTGCTGGCCTACCCCAACCCAATAGATCCACTTAATGGAGACGCTGCAGCTATGTACCTGCATCGACCTGAGGAGTACAAACAGAAAATTAAAGGTTTGTTTGCATTTACAAGTAGTGCATCTTTAAGATCCTACCACCACAACCATAAGGGTCTCTGTGGGCATATTGGCACCACAACTGCCAACAGTTACTTTAGTAATTAGCGGAGACTACACAGTTCTGCTGACTGGCATCAGGACCTAGTGCAGTGGTGCTTGGAACTGAAGATCACCCAGCCCTGGCAAGCAACGAGTGGTTAGTAAATGGAGCGGTCTTGATTCTAAATTTATTTTACGGTCTGGGATCTGAATGAATTTCGGGTTTTGGTAATGCATTTAAGGGAGACTGTCTCCTTATTGCGCATGCTGTAACAGCCACACACCTGTTTCAGAAATGCAAGGATTCCAGTAGCATCTGCTTCTGGCGTGTTTATCTGTTTTTTGCATAGCCATGTTCTAACACACAGACATTGTCTAAAGCggggctcacacaagtgtatctCGAAGGTTGCAAGATATACGCACGTAACCAGTACACAATGACACTGCATACTGCCTGCATGCCGCCCGTTACCATGTATTATCTTAACGGGTATACGAGCGTAATAAGCACCGAAATAGGATGTTTTGCAGAATATGTGCTCAagaaaaattgggtcatttgtgtaAGCGGCAACATGGCCACCTATAGGACATTGGTACAACTTATTATGTACAAAACCTGTCCTTGCAATACGCTATGACCGTACGCTTCTGTGAGAGCCCTAGGACGCAGGACAGAAGTATAATGAAGTGTGTTATTTCTAAATATACAAACACAGAAATCTAAAACAGTGTCCACACAATCTGCTATGCATGAGTATAGGTATTTGAAATCACAATAATCTGGATATATCATAAATGGTATATGACATACGTATACAGACACCATACACATAGTTTACCCTGTAAACTGCACCCCAATGTGCATTTTGTTCAAATTCTTCACAAGTTATCGTGGGTATGTTTATTCTTTTGATTAGTCTTATGTTTCTATGTATACTCAACCATGATGACTTGTTCTTACCTCTGGATGAAGCATTTGGGCCAAATGCGTGTTGGGGTGCGGTGTATGGTGATTGTCGGCAGTCGGCAACAAGGGATGTCACTTTGCACTTGATGTGTGCTCCCACACGGGAGAAATGGTGCAAAAAAAGGCTCATGTGATGTTGCATGGTAATACATAGGACTATTATTTTATGGTTTATAGGAGTAATAGACTAGAAAAAAGACTATCTGGTATCCATGTTCCTTATTTTAGAACAGTCCATGACATTCTTTGTTTTGAGGTCTTCATTGGGGAATAAGGTTTCGGTGTAGAGAATGCCAAGTTGGTGTAGTCTTCTGCCATGCGTTGGGAAAAAGGCATGCAAATAGGGGATGAAAAAAAGTACCTCAGCAATGCCATCTATTGAAGGGGGCATTGTCAATATCTGATCACTTATCAGGCCTTGCAACGTGACTAATGCTATAACCACCTTCCAATTGCtggtgctgtggaggtacttttcatTGACATTCGACATTTCGCTAGGGTGCGTTCACTTGCCGCAAGTTAGTTGCAGGAATTTGACTGAAAATCtattccattcatctgaatgggtttTTTCTGCAGCAAGCTTATGGTTTTCTTCCAGTCCCGTTCAGATGAATGTGGTAGATACAAACCTTTCTGTTACAAATCTGTGAATTCACCCTCATTTAATGTATGGACAGTGCAAGCAGGCTCCAAATTTCatgattgattgtttttttttgttcctttttagaGTACATCCAGAAATATGCAACAGAAGAAGCGCTTAAAGAACAAGAAGAGCGCACAGGAGATAGCTCATCTGAAAGCTCAATGTCTGACTTCTCGGAAGATGAAGCCCAGGACATGGAGTTGTAGTAGATACAATCTGCTTTTCGGaagcaaaaaaacaaatacaaagaCTTATTTCCTAACCCTGAGAAGCAGACTATAATATTCATATTTAaacaaagcaattttttttattactaaaCAAGGTTTTTATGAATAATAGCATTGATATATCATCACCCTTTAGGTCTTGATTTTCCTGATCATTTTGCAACCCAATGTGCATAGCGTATGCCCCTTTCCCCCACATTCCATTTTGGTAGCTGTGTGCATGAGTCCAGCAGTCCAACATTTGTACGCTACTTGAACTGAGGAAAAAGACCCTAATTATAGCAAAAAGCAACAAATAGCGATTCTGACTGCTGTGATACATAGTCTTCAAGTAGTAATGTCCTTTTTCATCAACGCCCTGCCAAGTGGATCATGCCTCGGACTCTGCTGGAATAGTACATTCTCAAAACCCATGTGGTGTACATTGAGGCAAATTGTGCACAAGGAAAAACACTTACAAACTTCCATGGAATGTGTGCTTTTGGGGGCACCAGTTGGTGTTGCCCttactcctcctttttttttttttgtcctttttaaatACATCCAGATTTAgtttaaaaacacaacaaaaaacttAAGCCCCTCTAAATGGGTTTCATACATGCCTGTCCTCGGTTTTTAATTccagtttttcctttttaatgtTGATTTATCACCCTCCTTCAAAGCGAAGAGGGCTGAGAATGACAAATGTTTAATTTGCTAATATGGTGAGGTGCTCCACCTTGAACGAATTTATTCATTTGGAGATGGGGTTTGGGGGTGTGCAGAACCAGTGGTGAAGTGACCCATTGCTATTGTTTCCCTTTAGAGAAAAGAGGGTGGTGAATTGTATGACTTAATTTACTTTCAAATATAGAGAACTTCAAATATGTGTCATATTattcacatttttgtttttttccgctCGCATTTTACAGGTGTGACCACTGGATTTTTGCAGTCACGTCCATTCAAGAGCAGCTACTCGTTTAATTAAAAGTAATTCCTCTGCAGTCTAGTATGCTTTTAAGGTCTACTATTCAGTTAATCCCACCAGAAATATATGCGCTCTTTCCCAATTACACTACACTTTTCTAATTGCAGTAGAATTAACCTCGAAATTTCTTTATTCGTTCTGGATATAACTTTTTTTGAGTTGTCCTTCCTCATTGTCACTTGGAATTACAAAGTATACTGTGGCTCCTATGAAAAATAAACTTTAGTGTTCTTAGACCCTCATGTACAATACCTTTTTGTGGAGCC
The nucleotide sequence above comes from Eleutherodactylus coqui strain aEleCoq1 chromosome 2, aEleCoq1.hap1, whole genome shotgun sequence. Encoded proteins:
- the UBE2H gene encoding ubiquitin-conjugating enzyme E2 H, which translates into the protein MSSPSPGKRRMDTDVVKLIESKHEVTILGGLNEFIVKFYGPQGTPYEGGVWKVRVDLPDKYPFKSPSIGFMNKIFHPNIDEASGTVCLDVINQTWTALYDLTNIFESFLPQLLAYPNPIDPLNGDAAAMYLHRPEEYKQKIKEYIQKYATEEALKEQEERTGDSSSESSMSDFSEDEAQDMEL